The region ATGCTTTAAAATAATTCAGGAAAGTAGAGCGTGTTGATCGATACCCTCTAATAGCTTTGGAGGGTTTTATGAATTATTTGATAAGGCTTTATCTTTGTTGAATTTGCGAACTATATTTTAAGAAATCAAAAATAATTATGAATCCATTTGTAACTATAGTCATTGTTTTAGGTGCTGCTGTTTTATGTTTAATAGCACTCGCTATTTATATTCTTAGAAAAAAGGATTGACCAGCGCCTTGTATGAACTTAAAAAGCCTCCAAAGAAAACTTTTTTGGAGGCTTTTTAAATATTGTTGTTGTCTAAACTAATAACCCAATACCATTGCGATTAGGGTATAGATTACCAAGGCTTAGGATAGAGTTTTTCAATGATTTCTATGTACCTTATTTTTGCTTCAGACTTAGATATAGATTGTACTTGAATAAGAGCGTTCATCTTAAAAGCGCTTCTCAAATCATTTGATTCAAAACTGCGGTTACTCACATAAGGTTCGTTAATAGCTCGCTTGTAATACGCATACAAATGTAGTTGTAGGTCTGGTGGCACTAAAGATTGTTCTTCAGAGGACGCTTTCGCAAAAGCGTTATTAAAATCAATATCAAGTTCTTTTTCTGTCATTTAAAAAGTAGCCAGTACGGTTTCTCCTCCTTTTACCTGCTGATTCAATTCTACGGTAATGAGAGTGTCTACAGGTAGATAAACATCTACGCGACTACCAAATTTAATAAAACCGCTATCATTCCCTTGTATAATCGTATCGTTTTCTTGGGCATAGTTAACAATGCGCTTAGCAAGTGCTCCAGCAATCTGGCGGTACATCACCTGTATTTTATTCTTGTGATTGATGACTACAGTAGTGCGTTCGTTCTCTTCGCTAGCTTTAGGATGCCATGCCACAAGGTATTTGCCTGGATGATATTTACTATAAGCTATTGTACCTGAAATAGGGTACCTGGTCACATGTACATTGATAGGAGACATGAATACAGATATCATTAAACGCTCTCCTTTGAAGTACTCTTTATCAGTAACTTTTTCAATCACTACTACTTTGCCATCTACTGGAGAAACAACGTTAGAGTCGCTTAAAGAGGTGTTTCTTTGAGGGTTTCTAAAGAATTGCAGAATGATAAAGAGTAAAGTTATGGTGATAGCAGACAAGCTTATCTGCAGCCATTGGGGTATAGATATAAGCCATATCGTACTCATTAAAATTACAGTAAGTACAAATGCAATTAAGATACTTTGATTTCCTTCTTTATGAAACATAATTGATAATTAGAAAAGTTGCGTAAGCAAATGGAGCTGCAAATATAATACTGTCCATGCGATCAAAAATCCCACCGTGACCTGGCATAATACTTCCGCTATCTTTTACTTCTGCTTGTCGTTTTATTTTACTCTGAATTAAATCTCCTATGGTACCAAAAAAGGCTACTACAAATGCAATGATCATCCAGTCCCAAACACTGTAGTTAATGATCCCTATGGATTTTAAATAATAGAAAAGTCCGGCACCAGATGCGATGGCCATAACTAAACCCCCAAGAAAACCTTCAATGGTTTTTTTTGGGGAGATGCGTTTCATGAGTTTGTGCTTTCCAAAGTTCTTGCCAAATAAGTAAGCAAAGCTATCATTGGTCCAGATAATCACAAAAATACCTATGATTAATTCCTCTTGAAATGAATCTTGAACGAAGTTGGTCTTTGCCACCACGTCTGGTATTAAAGCTAAAAATAGACTGCTTCCAATTAAATAGAGCAGGGCTATGATATGTTTTTTAGTATTAAAGAGCGCAATTCTATCCACGAGAACTAAATCTCTTATAAGGTATATATTGACCAATAATGTGGCGATAAGGAGCACGTAAATGAACTCCATTGATACGCTTTTCCATACTAAGAAATAATAAGCGATAGGTAGTATAGGATAGATGAACCATTGCCTTAACCTGATCATTGGTATTAACTCCAGAAGGCAAATAAACGCAAAGGCGCAAAATAAAATAATAAAGACATCTCTTGAAAATAAAGCGCTTAATACCACAAGAGATACATAAACGATTCCAGAAATGGAACGAGTAATTAATTCTCTCATTTTATAAGTCTTCTAAAAGTAGTAGGTAAAGTCTTTTGTTAGGCGCTCCGTAATTCATCAAATCTTTTTCTTGTTTAGGAGCTGTTTCTTTAAAGTTCTTGAGCGTTGTGATGTTAGTGGGTATGTGACCGTGGCTGTTGTGCTTGATGCCTCTTAAGCCTTCTCCAATAGACTCTACTATTTGACTTGTACTGGCTAGTATGACATAGGTGCCAGGTAGTTCTGCGGGTT is a window of Nonlabens sp. MB-3u-79 DNA encoding:
- a CDS encoding acyl-CoA-binding protein, with translation MTEKELDIDFNNAFAKASSEEQSLVPPDLQLHLYAYYKRAINEPYVSNRSFESNDLRSAFKMNALIQVQSISKSEAKIRYIEIIEKLYPKPW
- a CDS encoding phosphatidylserine decarboxylase family protein encodes the protein MFHKEGNQSILIAFVLTVILMSTIWLISIPQWLQISLSAITITLLFIILQFFRNPQRNTSLSDSNVVSPVDGKVVVIEKVTDKEYFKGERLMISVFMSPINVHVTRYPISGTIAYSKYHPGKYLVAWHPKASEENERTTVVINHKNKIQVMYRQIAGALAKRIVNYAQENDTIIQGNDSGFIKFGSRVDVYLPVDTLITVELNQQVKGGETVLATF
- a CDS encoding phosphatidate cytidylyltransferase — protein: MRELITRSISGIVYVSLVVLSALFSRDVFIILFCAFAFICLLELIPMIRLRQWFIYPILPIAYYFLVWKSVSMEFIYVLLIATLLVNIYLIRDLVLVDRIALFNTKKHIIALLYLIGSSLFLALIPDVVAKTNFVQDSFQEELIIGIFVIIWTNDSFAYLFGKNFGKHKLMKRISPKKTIEGFLGGLVMAIASGAGLFYYLKSIGIINYSVWDWMIIAFVVAFFGTIGDLIQSKIKRQAEVKDSGSIMPGHGGIFDRMDSIIFAAPFAYATFLIINYVS